In the Mytilus trossulus isolate FHL-02 chromosome 1, PNRI_Mtr1.1.1.hap1, whole genome shotgun sequence genome, one interval contains:
- the LOC134708377 gene encoding uncharacterized protein LOC134708377, whose translation MLNTGTPMLICRTLLRVPECTSKSHSYCFICKKPGPKLIVVPSQARFSTFLKKEVIIPAGCRCCPGHLTEDTFTEDAISKINCTNDNVILNRSTIMDLLKKLRYTALQNEQSRIDFDTDKVLSDSDFINLTGINKDNFNDLHSYIKTLVRNTPTRSTRTSLGIFLFKLKSGISNKVLSTIFNISRSSLRRAISCVRQALVQNFVPQNLGFKHISHDDVVNQHTRPLAQTLFGDGTNTQAILVLDGTYINIQKSGNFHFQRRSYSLHKGRPLVKPMVVVTTTGYFVTVLGPYFADCKNNDAAILKHMLNTNVEDIKEWVQDNDVFVVDRGFRDSLELLDDLGIKSQMPSILTKGQKQMTTDEANASRLVILRFVRWVVESANARIKRWKYLSHVLPNKQVPYIGDYVCIVCGISNKYLPPLSPGCDNEEALAAKMLYLSKRVNTLKQRVEEENLERRKTIWKEPDNILDDFPLLDEEDLRNITCGVYQIKLSTSYIQEHLEGNCQILVHKEDDHLIRVKLQSRHVSSKTYILWIEYTSAEITAWYCKCRAGARVVGVCAHIASILWYLGYARHNQNISYGVQNWGAYLEDAASIPQAVDESDSEESVIEE comes from the exons ATGTTAAACACTGGAACACCAATGTTAATATGTAGAACACTGTTACGCGTTCCAGAA TGTACATCAAAAAGCCATTCATACTGTTTCATATGCAAAAAGCCTGGACCAAAGCTAATTGTTGTTCCTTCGCAAGCAAGATTTTCTACCTTTCTTAAAAAAGAGGTTATAATTCCTGCAGGATGTCGTTGTTGTCCGGGACATTTGACGGAAGATACTTTTACAGAAGATGCAATTAGTAAAATAAACTGTACAAATGATAATGTCATCCTTAACAGATCTACAATTATGGATCTTTTGAAGAAGTTAAGATACACAGCCTTACAAAATGAACAATCAAGAATTGACTTTGATACAGATAAAGTTTTATCTGACTCTGACTTTATCAATTTAACCGGTATAAATAAGGACAACTTCAATGATCTTCATTCCTACATCAAAACTTTAGTAAGAAATACACCTACACGAAGCACCAGAACTTCTCTTggaattttcctttttaaattaaagtcgGGAATTTCAAATAAAGTGCTATCTACAATTTTCAACATATCAAGATCAAGTTTACGCCGAGCCATTTCATGTGTCAGACAAGCTTTAGTTCAGAATTTCGTACCTCAAAATTTGGGTTTTAAACACATCAGCCATGATGATGTCGTTAATCAGCACACACGACCACTAGCTCAGACTTTATTTGGGGATGGAACAAACACACAGGCTATATTAGTGCTGGATGGCACGTACATCAATATCCAGAAAAGTGgaaactttcattttcaaagaagGTCATATAGCTTACATAAGGGACGACCGCTGGTTAAACCAATGGTAGTTGTTACTACCACAGGGTACTTTGTGACTGTTTTGGGACCATACTTTGCCGACTGCAAAAATAATGATGCGGCAATCCTCAAACATATGTTAAACACAAATGTAGAAGATATCAAAGAATGGGTGCAAGACAATGATGTGTTTGTAGTTGATAGAGGATTCAGGGACTCATTGGAGCTTCTTGATGATTTGGGGATAAAGTCACAGATGCCAAGTATTTTAACGAAAGGTCAAAAACAGATGACAACAGATGAAGCCAATGCAAGCAGATTAGTTATACTAAGGTTT GTCCGATGGGTAGTAGAGTCTGCTAATGCAAGAATCAAGAGATGGAAGTATCTGAGCCATGTTTTACCAAATAAACAAGTTCCATATATCGGAGATTATGTTTGCATTGTATGTggaatatcaaataaatatttgccGCCGTTGTCTCCAG GATGTGATAATGAAGAAGCATTGGCAGCAAAAATGCTCTATCTGTCTAAAAGAGTAAATACACTGAAACAGAGGGTAGAAGAAGAAAATTTGGAGAGGCGTAAAACAATTTGGAAAGAGCCTGATAATATTTTAGATGATTTTCCACTTCTTGATGAAGAAGATCTTAGAAACATAACTTGCGGTGTCTATCAAATAAAGCTTAGCACTAGTTACATTCAGGAACATCTAGAAGGCAATTGTCAAATTCTTGTTCATAAAGAGGATGACCATTTGATACGTGTGAAACTTCAGAGCCGTCATGTTTCTTCAAAAACCTACATCTTGTGGATAGAATACACATCTGCTGAAATTACTGCATGGTACTGTAAATGCAGAGCAGGAGCTCGTGTCGTTGGAGTATGTGCCCATATTGCCTCAATACTCTGGTATCTTGGTTATGCAAGGCATAATCAGAATATATCTTATGGAGTCCAGAATTGGGGAGCATATCTAGAAGATGCAGCATCTATTCCACAAGCCGTAGACGAAAGTGACAGTGAGGAGAGTGTCATTGAAGAATAG